The Deltaproteobacteria bacterium PRO3 sequence GTGCCACCGGATTTGTCGGAAACGCCGTCGCCCGAGCCCTGCTCAAGTCGGGCCGGGACGTCCGCGTCCTGATTCGCCGCAACTCCAACCCCAAGCAGCTCAGCGGCCTGGGCGTCGAGATCTTCTACGGAGACCTGCGCAAGCCCGAGACCCTCGGCCCCGCGCTGCACGGCTGCCGCGAGCTCTACCACGTCGCCGCCCAGTACACCTTCTTCAATCCCGACCCTAAGCAGATCTACGCGAGCAACGTCGAGGGCACGCATAACATCCTCGCCGCCGCGCAGCGCGCCAACGTCGCCAAGGTCGTCTACACCTCCACGGTGGGCGCGGTCGGCATCCCCGAGGACGGCAAGCCCGGCGACGAGGAGACGCCGATCACGATCTTCGACTGCAAGGGGCACTACAAGCGCTCGAAGTTCCTGGCCGAGCAGGAGGCGATGAATTTTTACCGGAAGGGCTTGCCGGTCGTGATCGTCAACCCCAGCGCGCCAATCGGGGTGCGCGACGTGAAACCCACGCCCACCGGCAAGATGATCTTGGATTTCCTCAACCGAAAGATGCCCGCCTACATCGACACCGGCCTCAACCTGGTGGACGTCGACGACGTAGCGGTCGGCCACATTTTGGCCGCC is a genomic window containing:
- a CDS encoding NAD-dependent epimerase/dehydratase family protein codes for the protein MKPIALVTGATGFVGNAVARALLKSGRDVRVLIRRNSNPKQLSGLGVEIFYGDLRKPETLGPALHGCRELYHVAAQYTFFNPDPKQIYASNVEGTHNILAAAQRANVAKVVYTSTVGAVGIPEDGKPGDEETPITIFDCKGHYKRSKFLAEQEAMNFYRKGLPVVIVNPSAPIGVRDVKPTPTGKMILDFLNRKMPAYIDTGLNLVDVDDVAVGHILAAERGRAGERYILGHRNLHLREILQELSALTGLRAPRVKMPHAVALGFAYFSEGVSRLTKKPPAVEVEAVQLGKKKMFFSAEKAVRELGLPQTPVRTALQKAVDWYLANGYVKEKIARRIAKHQAGKVVPVAQPES